The following DNA comes from Polynucleobacter sp. MG-6-Vaara-E2.
AACATTAGTAATGGCCTGGCCAATTGACGACCTAACAATAGAGCTAATATCACCGCCACAAATAATGCGAAGAAAAGGGTCAGCGTTAATGTGCCCACAAACATTTTGCGAAGACCACTACGCCCCAGTGACTTCTCTTGATAATCGCTATAGGCAGACTCAACCGCCTGAATGTTTTTAGCTAGCGGGATTGGGATGTAACGAACCAACTGCAAAAAATATCTATCGTCCAAATCCTTGCTGGTGTCCGCCTTACTTTGAATGGACTTCTTGCGTACAACAGGGACAATCGCCCTCACTCGATAAGTCTTTTGCCCCCCATCCAACTCGACCTGATCTATAGAGGTAACGCCCTTCTTTTTAAATGCTTCTGCAATAACGTCTGCACTAGGCGGGGGAAGATACTTCTTAGGCTTTACTTCGCTAGTAAAGATCAAATTGCGTTGAATACTAAACAAAGTGAGCTCTTGAATCCCAAACTGATTGCGTATCTTCATCACCGCTGTCGCAACCTGTTCAGTGCTTGAACCAGGAGGAGCGGCTACCACTTGCTCAGCAACATAATTTCCTTCTGCCAAAATTTCCTCTTGAGCAACGCGTAAGGTTACGCGACCTAACTCAAGACCCGAATTTAAGGCTGACTCGACTTGAACATCAAACCAAGTCTCGATACTTTTGGAAACGAATTGAAGAGAGACGCCATACAAAATCAAGCCCGGTACAACCCCTACCAGAGCAAAAATCATTGCGAGCTTTGCTATTAAACGCGTACCAAAGTGGCCTCGATGCCAACGTACGGCAATAACAATTACTAAAGTCAAAATAACTAGGGTTAAGCAAACTCCAATAACCACGTTTGCTGCATAAAGCCAAATAAAGTAACGGTCAAAAAAATCTGTATTAGAGGAGGCGACCGACAACATAATCAGCAGCAATAAAGCAAACGCGCCTATTAGACCAACAAAGGCTGGGAGTATTTTTTTGCGCCAAGCTTTTGATTCAAAAAAGCTGGTCTTAAACGATGCATTGGCTTCTCTCATCGTTTAACCAGAGTTGCCCCATTGGGAGAAAAGGGGATGCGCAACCAATCGCTAGAAATATTCCAATCCCGATTGTTGAGTGCGTTTACTTGAAAAGGTTTTGGTAATTTACTAAGGTCTAAAGCCATATGTAGACTGGCTGTATAGGCTTTATTGGGGTCGAGCTGCTCGTTATCAATCACACGCCAGCCACCAATACTGCCCACAGCTTGCAATGCCTCTGAGATCGTTTTTGCAGAAAAGGTAAACCCGTCAGAAGCAATGCGGTATTGCTGAGTTAGGGGTTGATAAGACAAGCGAGTTTGTCTTTGGGCAACAACAGGCTTTTCATCAAACCAATACCAGCGTGCTCGCGTCAATTCAAAATCTGTCTGAAAATATAAAACGACGCCTTTTTGTACCGCATTTTCTAAACCAGGCGATAACTCAATCTGAAAGCTAGCATTTAAGAGCCAGTCGCTATCAACCCTTTCCAACTCAAAGGACTTGATTTTGATTCCCTCAGCATGAGCGGTCGT
Coding sequences within:
- a CDS encoding DUF4390 domain-containing protein; the protein is MSQRIKQFILLCLMALSVFSTTAHAEGIKIKSFELERVDSDWLLNASFQIELSPGLENAVQKGVVLYFQTDFELTRARWYWFDEKPVVAQRQTRLSYQPLTQQYRIASDGFTFSAKTISEALQAVGSIGGWRVIDNEQLDPNKAYTASLHMALDLSKLPKPFQVNALNNRDWNISSDWLRIPFSPNGATLVKR